The following are from one region of the Littorina saxatilis isolate snail1 linkage group LG4, US_GU_Lsax_2.0, whole genome shotgun sequence genome:
- the LOC138964315 gene encoding D(2) dopamine receptor B-like, whose protein sequence is RVIGYLCTMSCVGSLMSLSIMSLNRYVLICHHALYRVVFTARKCGLYCVLVYLFGFFLISFNFYGIGDHSFDYRSYECVWDRMASHDFTIVFSIVLVWVPMGVTGLAYGRTYCYVHKVRSAVTKNQGVRGARAAPKRSTREFTAVSVAQEAVRRNDDEKQSILTVTTVGDEGDASGSSEENPQHGTTSLSQESGPTRLPIPEEETNEGKKDNNGSKSLQVPTKYRPAKSRPSVRFPASATEAQNPEKEQQQTSNTDHPGLKLARPLFIIYVVFSTCWIPYSLAIIFDKHNSFPHELHAFITAFAHLNSSVNWLVYYHTHSKMRRAFRGLLGCHSRRSSAVDPVTTAMTMNAT, encoded by the coding sequence CGGGTGATCGGGTACCTCTGCACCATGTCCTGCGTGGGGTCGCTCATGTCCCTGTCCATCATGAGCCTTAACCGCTACGTGCTCATCTGCCACCACGCGCTCTACCGCGTCGTCTTCACCGCCAGGAAGTGCGGCCTCTACTGCGTCCTCGTCTATCTCTTCGGCTTCTTCCTCATCTCCTTCAACTTCTACGGCATCGGCGACCACTCGTTCGACTACCGGAGCTACGAGTGCGTGTGGGACCGCATGGCCAGCCACGACTTCACCATCGTCTTCTCCATCGTCTTGGTGTGGGTGCCCATGGGCGTCACGGGGCTGGCCTACGGCAGGACCTACTGCTACGTGCACAAGGTGCGCAGCGCCGTCACCAAGAACCAGGGCGTGCGAGGTGCACGTGCCGCCCCCAAGAGAAGCACGAGGGAGTTCACCGCCGTCAGTGTGGCGCAGGAGGCGGTCCGGAGGAACGACGATGAGAAGCAGAGCATCCTCACCGTCACGACCGTTGGGGACGAGGGTGATGCGTCAGGCTCGTCCGAGGAGAACCCCCAACACGGTACGACTAGCCTCAGTCAAGAGTCGGGCCCAACTCGTCTTCCTATACCGGAGGAAGAAACGAACGAAGGGAAGAAGGACAACAACGGCAGCAAGAGCCTGCAGGTTCCGACGAAGTATCGTCCTGCCAAAAGCAGGCCTTCAGTGAGGTTCCCAGCGTCCGCGACAGAAGCCCAGAATCCAGAGAAGGAGCAACAGCAGACTTCCAACACTGACCACCCGGGCTTGAAGCTGGCCAGGCCCCTCTTCATCATCTACGTCGTCTTCTCCACCTGCTGGATTCCCTACTCCCTCGCCATCATCTTCGACAAGCACAACAGCTTCCCGCACGAGCTGCACGCCTTCATCACGGCCTTCGCCCACCTCAATTCCTCGGTGAACTGGCTGGTGTACTACCACACGCACAGCAAGATGCGCCGCGCCTTTCGGGGGCTGCTCGGCTGCCACTCTCGCCGCTCCTCTGCTGTGGACCCTGTCACCACCGCCATGACCATGAATGCAACGTGA